From Topomyia yanbarensis strain Yona2022 chromosome 1, ASM3024719v1, whole genome shotgun sequence, one genomic window encodes:
- the LOC131677245 gene encoding uncharacterized protein LOC131677245 yields MLKFVYLIGFFAVPFVTSSSNETPNYDIQFISLETMEGSETYFEYNYTLDKQSELTFKMSGNIRQLVQLGDDYGVTLTLSRSDLADDPPVYEEMMNINKPVCDYMKTIYRMYFYDGLKDVSNFPHYETCPLVPAEYWFKDYIFEGEDFAVFLREGRFKLECYLTKEGESLAGCISTSTVTKVD; encoded by the exons ATGTTGAAGTTTGTATATCTCATCGGGTTCTTTGCTGTTCCGTTTGTAACAAGCTCATCAAACGAAACTCCG AACTACGACATTCAATTCATCAGCCTGGAGACAATGGAGGGTTCGGAAACCTACTTCGAGTACAACTACACCCTGGACAAGCAGTCGGAGCTAACCTTCAAGATGTCCGGCAACATTCGCCAGCTGGTGCAACTCGGTGACGACTACGGGGTAACACTAACGTTAAGCCGATCGGATCTGGCGGACGATCCACCGGTCTACGAAGAAATGATGAACATCAACAAACCGGTGTGTGACTACATGAAAACAATCTACCGAATGTACTTCTATGATGGGCTGAAGGACGTCAGCAACTTTCCGCACTACGAAACCTGTCCACTGGTGCCAGCTGAATACTGGTTTAAAGACTACATCTTTGAAGGAGAAGACTTTGCGGTATTTCTGCGCGAAGGTCGCTTCAAACTGGAGTGCTACCTGACTAAGGAGGGCGAATCTCTAGCTGGATGCATTAGTACCTCGACGGTGACAAAAGttgattga
- the LOC131677246 gene encoding NPC intracellular cholesterol transporter 2, translated as MKCIIGIVVIFGLLAAQTSGVALTNRGQRWPWFRTKSGLPVEDCGATYDILSVQFSSCSNIPCVMPRGTDVTVVAEFSATGASALPSLKHEVYFVLNYVKTKATVTPAACEGAYCPLQGDIGLRFTAALHVSSLLPALRGTLHWELRNDNKDVLLCYEILITIR; from the exons ATGAAGTGTATTATTGGAATTGTCGTTATTTTTGGATTACTGGCTGCACAAACATCCGGAGTAGCGCTAACAAACCGAGGGCAACGGTGGCCGTGGTTCAGAACCAAATCTGGACTTCCGGTTGAAGATTGCG GTGCAACATACGATATCCTCTCGGTTCAGTTTTCCAGCTGCTCCAACATTCCTTGCGTCATGCCGCGGGGAACCGACGTGACAGTCGTCGCCGAGTTCAGTGCTACTG GAGCCTCCGCATTACCATCTCTGAAGCACGAAGTCTACTTCGTTCTTAACTACGTGAAAACCAAGGCAACGGTTACACCGGCCGCCTGTGAGGGAGCCTACTGTCCGCTACAGGGTGACATCGGGCTTCGATTTACTGCCGCCCTGCATGTGAGTTCCTTGCTACCAGCG CTACGGGGAACGCTGCACTGGGAGCTGCGGAACGATAACAAAGACGTCTTGCTGTGCTATGAAATTCTGATTACCATTCGGTGA
- the LOC131677255 gene encoding uncharacterized protein LOC131677255, with product MIRHYLLVALLPALAMAAVSFTACPNGAPTPATLTVNDCSGDVCNLYAGQHISAVASGIVSPADSASVAAHISAFLGGLDLGFEIPPHLADACAVGIEGGCPLSAGMTFSYSLNADSLEAPARGVPVEIEVGLIGDGGVALACLRFNAVVN from the exons ATGATACGTCATTACCTGCTCGTAGCTCTGCTACCGGCGCTCGCCATGGCAGCCGTCAGTTTCACCGCCT GTCCAAACGGGGCACCCACCCCGGCCACGTTGACCGTAAACGACTGCTCCGGCGATGTTTGCAATTTGTATGCAGGACAACACATTTCGGCAGTCGCTAGTGGAATCGTGAGTCCCGCCGACAGTGCCAGCGTCGCGGCTCACATTTCGGCCTTCCTCGGAGGGTTGGATCTTGGCTTCGAGATCCCGCCACATCTGGCAGATGCCTGTGCTGTCGGGATCGAAGGCGGTTGTCCACTGAGTGCCGGAATGACTTTCAGCTACTCGCTGAACGCGGATTCCCTGGAAGCTCCGGCTCGAGGCGTTCCGGTTGAGATTGAGGTCGGTCTGATCGGTGACGGAGGTGTGGCTTTGGCTTGCCTGCGGTTTAATGCTGTTGTTAATTAG
- the LOC131677254 gene encoding uncharacterized protein LOC131677254, whose product MFKFLLVAALVPAMALASITFRECPNEAPTPSLLTVNDCEGEVCEMTAGAPVQAMAYGIVSPVDSATATAYVIVRLGGLDVGFEIPPELVDACAVGIQEGCPLSSGVAFSYQLIDDSLDVPARGVAVEIEVGLTGDGGVALGCVRFDAVIN is encoded by the exons ATGTTCAAGTTTCTTCTTGTTGCCGCTCTGGTACCGGCCATGGCGTTAGCATCCATCACTTTCAGAGAGT GTCCCAACGAAGCCCCCACGCCAAGCTTGCTAACCGTCAACGACTGCGAAGGTGAGGTGTGCGAAATGACTGCAGGAGCACCCGTACAGGCTATGGCCTATGGTATCGTGAGCCCGGTTGATAGTGCCACCGCTACTGCCTACGTCATCGTGCGGCTCGGTGGTTTGGACGTTGGTTTCGAGATTCCGCCCGAGTTGGTGGATGCCTGTGCCGTCGGAATTCAGGAAGGATGCCCACTCTCGTCCGGCGTTGCTTTCAGCTACCAGTTGATCGATGACTCGCTGGATGTGCCGGCCCGTGGTGTTGCCGTGGAGATCGAGGTTGGTCTGACCGGTGATGGCGGTGTCGCTCTGGGATGTGTGCGTTTTGATGCCGTCATAAACTAG